The Heliomicrobium gestii genomic sequence ACTGTCCCATGTCGTCTTCGACGAGGTTCACTACCTGAACGACCCTGAGCGGGGCGCTGTCTGGGAGGAGTGCCTGATCCTGCTGCCGCCGCAGGTGCGGTTGCTGGGCCTCTCGGCGACGGTGCCCAACATTCACGAGATCGCCGACTGGCTGAGCCATGTCCACGACCGGCCCGTGCCGATCGTGCGCTACCTGCACCGCCACGTGCCCCTGGAGCACAACTACTACCAGCGCGACACGGGCCTATTGGAAGCCGGCGACGTGATCCGGCTCTGGGAGGAGTTTTCCGAACCGGCGGCCGATCTGGCGGAACAGAAGGCCCGGGAACGGCGATCACCTTTTAAAAATTTTTCCCGCGGTCTGCCGGCGACAAGCCATCGCAGCCTCGTGGGCTGTTTGACGTCGATGGAACTGCTGCCGGCGCTCTACTTCCTCTTCAGCCGCAACGGCTGTGAAATGGCGGCCCGGGATTGGCAGGGCCATACCTTTCTCGACGAGGCGGGGCGGGAGGCGGCTGAGGCGTCCCTGGGCGAGGTGGAGGAGCGGTTGCCGGGGCTGACGGCGACGACGATCTGGGCGGCCATGCGGGACATGCTCGGCCGCGGCATCGCCTTTCACCATGCCGGCCTGCCGCCGGTGGTGAAGCAGGCCGTCGAAGAGATGTTCGGCCGCGGCCACATCCGGCTGCTCTACGCCACAGAAACCTTTGCCGTCGGCATCAACTATCCCGTGCGGACGGTCTGCATCGATTCGACGACCAAGTTTGACGGCAAGAGCTTCCGCGTCATGACGGGCACCGAGTACCACCAGATGGCCGGACGGGCCGGTCGCCGGGGCATGGACGAGCAGGGCCTCGTCATCGTCCGCGTCGACTACAACAACTACGCGCCCGAGCGGTTTCCGAATTGGCCGGAGCGGCAGCCGGAGCCGATCCGTTCGCGTTTCACCCTGTCTTTTAATTCCGTCGTCAACCTGGCGGCCCACCACTCGAAGGAGCAGGTGGACAAGATCCTGACGAACAACTTCAAGGCCTACCAGGAGTCGGCCGAGATCCGCCAGGCCCAGAAGCGGCTGGAGCGGCTGCGGACGAGCCTGGGCGCGGCTCGTTGCTATCTCGTCGGCAAAAACGCCTGCCCGGCCGTGCGGTACAGCCTGGACAAGGAGATGCGGACGCTGGAGCGGCGGATCCGGACATGGAAGCAGCAGAAGGTGAAGAGCGACCGGCTGAAGGCGCGGCTGGAGCAGGCCACCCAGCGCCAGGCGGAGATCCGGGAGCAGTTGACAGGGTTGCCCCACATGCGCTGCCACCGCCAGGATCAGGCCAACTGCCAGAAGCGCAACACGGAGACGTCCGGTTTTTATCAATCCTGGGAAAACGCCGAAGGACAGCTGGCCCGCGCCCGCGATCAGATCGACAAGATCCGCCGCGAGTATGAGCGCATGGTCGGTTTTTTGAAGGATAAACAGTACCTGACCGAGGAAGGGGCGCAGTTGCCCCGGGGCGCCGTGCTGGGCAAGCTCCATGTGGAGGAGTTGCTGGTGACGGAGTGGCTCTTTGAAGGCCTCTTCCATGATGTGACGGAGACGCAACTGGCGGCGCTGATCGGCGGCGTCGTTCAGGAGGAGAGCCGCTTCGAGCCCCATGTGACGGGGGCGTCCCGCACCATGGGCGGCTGGGTGGAAAAAGCGCGGGACACCTTCTTCCGGGTCCGCGATCTCGTGCCGGCGGGCCTGCCCCAGCCCCACTTTCGTTCGGAAGGTTGCTACCTGATCAAAACGCTGATCGAGACGGCCAACTGGTCCGACTACCTGAACCTGGTCAACATGGCCGAAGGCGACGCCATCGCCCTGGCCCGCCGGACCATGGATGTGCTGCGCCAGTTGGCCCGGGCCGTCGAGGAGGACGAGGCCCTGCGCAAAAAAGTGGGACGGGCCCAGGATCTGGTGGCCCGTCCGGAGGTTGTCGCCGGGTTGTAATTCACGAGAGCGATGGGGCGGCGGCGATGCTTGCGAGGCGCTGGCGCGGCGCCGCCATGGAGTGAGCAGGGCGGGGGCACGATGCTGCGGGATGGGCGGAGAGCGTTGCTCAGGTTGTTCCCAGCGCCGCCTTCAGGAATTCCTCCATCTGCGCCTTCGTCTTGCAGTAGCGGCTGTGCAGCCTGTCCGACTCCTGGCCGTCGCGAAAGACGATCAGCGTCGGGATGCCCCGGATGCTGAAGCGCTGGGCCAGGTCGGGCTGTTCGTCGGCGTTGACCTGGCCGAAACGGGCCGTGCCCGCCAGGGTTTCGGCCAACTGCTTATAGCCCATCTCTGTCCGGACACAATCGGGACACCACTTCGTGTAAAACTTGACGACATACAGGCCGCCGTCGCCGACGGCGTTGTCAAAGGTCTCCCCGTTTAACTGGTCGATCACAGGCGTTCCCTCCCTGTTGGTGTACTCTTTTCTCTCTCTATTGTAGCATTTCGACACGAAAAAGGGTAAGTATGGACTTGGTTCCATATCGTGCCAGATGGAGGCGGCCGTGAATTTATATGAAGCGTTGTTTCCTTTTTATGACACCGTCTTCCCGGTCAAGGCGCCGGTCGTGGATTTTTTGGCGGGACAGTTTTCAGCGTCGCCTGCCGTCGCCGGCTCGGGCTCAGGGGAATCGGTGACCGATGGGGGCAGCGCCCCCGGCGGCCTTCGTCTCCTCGACGCCGCCTGTGGGACCGGCGGCCATGCTCTGGCGCTGGCGAAACGGGGTTTTTCCCTGAGCGCCATTGATCTGCAGGCGGAGATGATCGCCGTCGCCAGACAGAAGGCGGAGGGCCTCGCCTCGCCGCCGCGCTTCGCCGTGATGGACATGAGCGCTGTCTATCCGGAGACCCTCGGTCGCTGGGATGGTGTCTACTGCATCGGCAATTCCCTGCCCCACCTGGGCGATATGACGGCCATTCGCCGCACCCTGGCCCGCTGGGCCGCAGGGATGCGCACCGGCAGGGGAACGATCGTCATCCAGGTGGTCAACTTTGCCCACGTGCTGGCGAAGGGAGGCCAATTGCCGACGCTGGAAGGGACCCAGGCGGGGCGGGGCGTCCGTTTTGAGCGGCGCTATGAACCGGGGGAGGAGGGCCGGATCCGGTTCTTGACGCGGCTGATCGTCCGTGAAGCCGATGAGGCGGCCGAGCGGGCCGATGAAGAATGGACGGCGGAAACGCAACTGCTGCCCCTATCGCCCCTTGACCTGAGCGGAGCCCTTTCCGAATTGGGGTACGACGATCTGCGCTGGTTCGGCGACTTGACCGGCAAGGAACGCCGCGCCGACAGCCCGGCGGTGGTGGTGGTGGCGCACAAAGCCTGAGCGGCGGCGGTGATGGGCCGAGGCGGTTGACAGGAGGCGCGCCGGGGAGTACCATAACATTATCGATTCACTAATATTTGAGGGGGAACTCCCGTGGAGATCACGCGCAAAGCCGAATACGCCATCGCCGCATTGCTCGACCTGACCCTGTTGCCGCCCGGCGAGTTCACCCTATCGAAGGATATCGCCAAGCGGCAGGGGATCCCGACCAATTTCCTGCCCCAGATCATGGCGGCCCTCAGCCGCCACGGCTGGGTCGAGTCG encodes the following:
- a CDS encoding DEAD/DEAH box helicase is translated as MALRRFAPSNRTQQSQRRNRPPVAPDRFREKTAEEPGGIAHPGELLPVEALPADLRVFRRTLRPQKLPKPPASHPENPIWRGLQLDDFQVEAIRALDDGFDCLVAAHTGNGKTLIADYLVDRAIQEGRRVFYTAPIKALSNQKYRDYCRHYGEGNVGLLTGDHQINRQAPIMVMTTEIFRNMLIEKDIPGELSHVVFDEVHYLNDPERGAVWEECLILLPPQVRLLGLSATVPNIHEIADWLSHVHDRPVPIVRYLHRHVPLEHNYYQRDTGLLEAGDVIRLWEEFSEPAADLAEQKARERRSPFKNFSRGLPATSHRSLVGCLTSMELLPALYFLFSRNGCEMAARDWQGHTFLDEAGREAAEASLGEVEERLPGLTATTIWAAMRDMLGRGIAFHHAGLPPVVKQAVEEMFGRGHIRLLYATETFAVGINYPVRTVCIDSTTKFDGKSFRVMTGTEYHQMAGRAGRRGMDEQGLVIVRVDYNNYAPERFPNWPERQPEPIRSRFTLSFNSVVNLAAHHSKEQVDKILTNNFKAYQESAEIRQAQKRLERLRTSLGAARCYLVGKNACPAVRYSLDKEMRTLERRIRTWKQQKVKSDRLKARLEQATQRQAEIREQLTGLPHMRCHRQDQANCQKRNTETSGFYQSWENAEGQLARARDQIDKIRREYERMVGFLKDKQYLTEEGAQLPRGAVLGKLHVEELLVTEWLFEGLFHDVTETQLAALIGGVVQEESRFEPHVTGASRTMGGWVEKARDTFFRVRDLVPAGLPQPHFRSEGCYLIKTLIETANWSDYLNLVNMAEGDAIALARRTMDVLRQLARAVEEDEALRKKVGRAQDLVARPEVVAGL
- a CDS encoding thioredoxin family protein, which encodes MIDQLNGETFDNAVGDGGLYVVKFYTKWCPDCVRTEMGYKQLAETLAGTARFGQVNADEQPDLAQRFSIRGIPTLIVFRDGQESDRLHSRYCKTKAQMEEFLKAALGTT
- a CDS encoding class I SAM-dependent methyltransferase → MNLYEALFPFYDTVFPVKAPVVDFLAGQFSASPAVAGSGSGESVTDGGSAPGGLRLLDAACGTGGHALALAKRGFSLSAIDLQAEMIAVARQKAEGLASPPRFAVMDMSAVYPETLGRWDGVYCIGNSLPHLGDMTAIRRTLARWAAGMRTGRGTIVIQVVNFAHVLAKGGQLPTLEGTQAGRGVRFERRYEPGEEGRIRFLTRLIVREADEAAERADEEWTAETQLLPLSPLDLSGALSELGYDDLRWFGDLTGKERRADSPAVVVVAHKA